GAATAATTATTTAAGATATTATATGTTTATAATGTCCTTTTCAATATTAATATCTTTAATCTTTGCTTCAAAACTTTCAAAATCAATAGTAAGACCTTTGAAAAAACTTCAATATACTACTTTTAGTATAGCTAGTGGCAACTTAAATAAAAGGGTTATAATTAATTCTAAAGATGAAATAGGAAGGCTTAGTAAAACTTTTAATCACATGGCGGATAAACTGGAAAATACCTTAAAGGACTCCATAGATAAAACAAATAAACTGGAAGCTATACTAAAAAGTATGGATAATGGAGTGATAGCAGTGGATACCAGTTATAAAATTATAATGATAAATCCCTATGCAAAAAAAATATTTGGAATTTCAAAAGATGTAATAGGGGAAAATTTAATGGACAGTATAAGAGATTTTGAATTGGAAGATATATTTAAAAGCGTAAAGAAGGAATATAAAGAGATTAGAATATTAAGACCTAAAGAAAGGGATTTAAGAATAAAGACAGATTATATTATAAATAGTAATGAAAAAATAGGTATAGTGGCGGTAGTTCAGGATATAACGGATATAAAAAGACTAGAAAATATGAGATCACAATTTGTAGCCAATGTTTCTCATGAACTAAAAACTCCCCTTACATCCATAAAGGGATTTGCAGAAACTCTAAAATATGTGGAAGATGTAGAAAATAGAAATAAATTTTTAAACATAATAGATGATGAAGCAGAGCGTCTTACACGGCTGATAAATGATATACTTACACTTTCTCATATAGAAAGTAATGAAATGGATAAAATAGAGTTTATAGATATAAATGGAATAATAGATGATGTATGTTATATGATGAAACCTTTTGCAGATAAAAAGCATATAAAAATCAAGAAAATAAGCTGTGAAATGCCTGATATATGGGGGGATGCAGACAGGTTTAAACAGATGGTTATAAACTTAGTGGACAATGCAATAAAATATACCAATAATGGAGGATGGGTTAAAGTTGGTACAGCATTTCAGGAGAATGACTGTTTAATATGGGTAGAAGATAATGGAGTAGGTATCTCTAAAGAGCATCAGGAAAGATTATTTGAGAGATTTTATAGAGTTGATAAAGCAAGATCCAGAAGTCAGGGAGGGACAGGGCTCGGCCTTGCTATAGTAAAACATATAACTTTAAAATTTAGTGGCACTATAGAATTAAACAGTGAGATTGGCAAGGGCAGTAAATTCACAGTTAGAATACCTATAGATATTAATAATAAGCATAGATATGATAATTGAATAATTATATAGATTAGGTTAACATCTGATATATTTAAAAATATTGGATGTTAATTTTAATTAACATAGCTATAATAAAGGATTAACTTTAGTGGAATATTATAAGTACTGTGGAAATTGAAGTTGTTTTTTTATATGAGGTTAAATCTTAAGGAGGTCTATATTATTATGAATATAAGAATACGAAGAGGTTTTTTAGCAACTATGGCTATTGTACTGACTATGGGAATATTCACAGGCTGTGGAGGAAATAATAGTACGGAAGAGGGAGATAAGAGCAGTAATCAGGAATTATCCGGTTCAATAACTTTGGCAGGTTCTACTGCGCTTCAGCCACTGGCAGAACAAATAGGTAAAACATTTTCAGAAAAAAATCCAAAGGTAACTGTTAATGTCCAGGGAGGAGGAAGCGGTACAGGATTAAATTTGGCACTGCAGGGTACGGCAAATATAGGAAATTCTGATGTAACTGCAGAATCCAAGCTGGATGCAGATCAAGCAAAGCAGCTGGTAGATCATAAAGTTTGTGCTATAGGCTTTGCAGTAGTAGTAAATCCTAATGTAGGAGTTGATTCTCTGACTAAAGAACAGATACAGAAGATATTTACAGGAGAAGTCACTAATTGGAAGGACTTAGGCGGAAGTGATATGAAAATAAATGTTATAAACAGGACTAAGTCATCAGGCACCAGAGCTACATTTAAAGATACTGTAATGGGTGGAAAAGAGGAAAAAGAAGGACTTGGAACAACACAAGACTCCAATGGAAATGTTGAAAATGCAATTAAGACCACAGAAGGATCTATAAGCTATTTAGCACTATCTTATTTAACAGATGCAGTTAAGGACAATGTTAAAGCTTTAAAAATAGAAGATGTTGAAGCTAGTTCAGAAAATATAATTTCAGGTAAATATCCATTTTGGTCTCATGAACATATGTATACAAAGAGAGAAGCTGAAGGTGTGACAAAAGCATATATAGATTATGTATTAAGTGATGAAAATAAAGAAACCATAAAGAAGCTTGGATATATCCCTATGAGTGATATGAAATAGAAATTATTTTTAGCTGGCTGTTTAAACAGCCAGTTATTTATAAAATAAAATTTTGAGGTCGGTAAATATGGAAAAAAAATCAGTTGGGTTATCAAAGATGACAAATATAGAAAAAAAGTCATTATGGTATAAACTAAAAACAGAATATATAGGCAGATTTTTTGCTACATTTTGTGGAGCTATGATTATAGTTCTTACTTTAAGTATAATATTTTTTATAACTTCAAAAGGTATGGCCACTTTTGTAAAAAGGGGATATCCTCTATGGGAATTTTTATTTAGTTCTAAATGGGCACCAGACGGCAATGCTCCAAAGCTTGGAGCACTTATATTTTTTGCAGGGTCTACCTTTGTTTCTTTAGGGGCGGTTATAATAAGTGCTCCCATAAGTATAGCCCTTGCTGTATTTATGCATTACATATCTCCTAGGATAGGTTCTAAAATATTGCAGCCTTCGCTGGAATTATTTGTAGGTATACCCTCTGTAGTATATGGATGGATAGGATTTAGCGTACTTATACCATTTTTAAAGAACAGTTTTCATGGAATTGGCTTTAGTTTAATAGCAGGTATATTGGTTCTAAGTATAATGATACTACCTACCATATCCAGTATATCTGCAGATGCAGTAAAAACTATTCCAAAAAGTTACATGGAGGCATCTTATGGATTAGGGGCAACCAGATGGCAGACCATAAGTAAAGTAATAGTTCCCTCTGCTAAAAATGGCATACTTACAGGAGTGGTATTAGGACTCGCTAGAGCTTTCGGAGAAGCTTTGGCAGTACAAATGGTAATAGGAAATACCATAAAATTTCCGAGTGGTCTTTTAAGTCCTACATCTACTATGACTAGTATTTTAACCATGGATATGGGAAATACAGTGTCTGGGACTGCATGGAATGATGCACTATGGTCTCTGGCATTGTTTCTTTTAATAATTTCTTTTGTATTTATTTTAATAATAAAGGCCATTGGAAAAAGGAGTGAGGTTAAAAGATGAATGCTAAAATGAGAGATAAGTTATGGACTGGAGTTTTTTATGGATTGACTGTTTTTATAGTACTCATTTTGGTACTTTTAATAGGATATATACTAGTTAAAGGCATGGGATTTTTAGAACCGTCTTTTTTATTTGGAGAAGCCAAATTTGGGGAATCAGGAGGTGGTATAGCCCCTCAGTTATTTAATTCTTTTTATATGTTAATAGTGGCACTGCTTATAAGTGTTCCTTTTGGCATAGGGGCGGGGATATATTTATCCCAATATGCAAAAGAAGGGATATTTTTAAATATAGTAAGATTATGTATAGAGACCATGGCATCATTACCTTCTATTGTAGTTGGATTGTTTGGCCTTTTAATATTTGTAAACATGACAAATTGGGGTTTTACTCTTTTATCAGGAGCCTTTGCCATATCTGTATTGAATTTACCTGCTTTAACCAGAGTAAGTGAAAATGCCATAACTGCAGCTGCTGCACCTGTAAGGGAAGCCAGTTTAGGTCTTGGAGCCACCAAATGGCAGACCATAAGCAAAGTGATTCTTCCATCGGCTATACCACAGATATCTACAGGCATAATACTTGCTGCAGGC
This window of the Clostridium kluyveri DSM 555 genome carries:
- the pstC gene encoding phosphate ABC transporter permease subunit PstC, whose protein sequence is MTNIEKKSLWYKLKTEYIGRFFATFCGAMIIVLTLSIIFFITSKGMATFVKRGYPLWEFLFSSKWAPDGNAPKLGALIFFAGSTFVSLGAVIISAPISIALAVFMHYISPRIGSKILQPSLELFVGIPSVVYGWIGFSVLIPFLKNSFHGIGFSLIAGILVLSIMILPTISSISADAVKTIPKSYMEASYGLGATRWQTISKVIVPSAKNGILTGVVLGLARAFGEALAVQMVIGNTIKFPSGLLSPTSTMTSILTMDMGNTVSGTAWNDALWSLALFLLIISFVFILIIKAIGKRSEVKR
- a CDS encoding phosphate ABC transporter substrate-binding protein; translated protein: MNIRIRRGFLATMAIVLTMGIFTGCGGNNSTEEGDKSSNQELSGSITLAGSTALQPLAEQIGKTFSEKNPKVTVNVQGGGSGTGLNLALQGTANIGNSDVTAESKLDADQAKQLVDHKVCAIGFAVVVNPNVGVDSLTKEQIQKIFTGEVTNWKDLGGSDMKINVINRTKSSGTRATFKDTVMGGKEEKEGLGTTQDSNGNVENAIKTTEGSISYLALSYLTDAVKDNVKALKIEDVEASSENIISGKYPFWSHEHMYTKREAEGVTKAYIDYVLSDENKETIKKLGYIPMSDMK
- the pnpS gene encoding two-component system histidine kinase PnpS; this encodes MKKKLMLSMVSTLIFSMIIATLLFILIENREYIKNMKDTLKLNNEIIMNIINNEKIEDKSSFLKKIFSNEIMRVTLIDKNGKVLGDSMAEEYTMSNHNWRKEVQEARKYGTGYDIRISDTTHKKTLYFATVFENGYVIRSSLTMQTIKGFENNYLRYYMFIMSFSILISLIFASKLSKSIVRPLKKLQYTTFSIASGNLNKRVIINSKDEIGRLSKTFNHMADKLENTLKDSIDKTNKLEAILKSMDNGVIAVDTSYKIIMINPYAKKIFGISKDVIGENLMDSIRDFELEDIFKSVKKEYKEIRILRPKERDLRIKTDYIINSNEKIGIVAVVQDITDIKRLENMRSQFVANVSHELKTPLTSIKGFAETLKYVEDVENRNKFLNIIDDEAERLTRLINDILTLSHIESNEMDKIEFIDINGIIDDVCYMMKPFADKKHIKIKKISCEMPDIWGDADRFKQMVINLVDNAIKYTNNGGWVKVGTAFQENDCLIWVEDNGVGISKEHQERLFERFYRVDKARSRSQGGTGLGLAIVKHITLKFSGTIELNSEIGKGSKFTVRIPIDINNKHRYDN
- the pstA gene encoding phosphate ABC transporter permease PstA, translating into MNAKMRDKLWTGVFYGLTVFIVLILVLLIGYILVKGMGFLEPSFLFGEAKFGESGGGIAPQLFNSFYMLIVALLISVPFGIGAGIYLSQYAKEGIFLNIVRLCIETMASLPSIVVGLFGLLIFVNMTNWGFTLLSGAFAISVLNLPALTRVSENAITAAAAPVREASLGLGATKWQTISKVILPSAIPQISTGIILAAGRIFGEAAALLYTAGMSAPKLNFSYMSLIDRGSSFSIMRPAETLAVYIWKLNSEGMVPDAAQIANKASAVLVIMVLLFNLIARVLGRKIYESYTGKK